The genomic DNA ttattaaaattaatattttacgcAAGGTTTAAACAAAAATGGGCAAAGTCcaacataaaagaaaattaagtcaAAATTCTAAATGAATATGGGACTTTCATGATTTTTATGGGAGAATATAACATTTTCaaattgttttcatattttgaaaTCCACTTTGCATTCTCCATGATGATTAGTTggaaaaatttagatattttatttgcattttCATGAATTGTTTTTTTCTGTAATTGTTTGGTATCGTGTTGGATATTTTCGCAAACACCAGCTAGAAAATAAATCTTAAGGGTTTAATTAATGCATATCATTTTAGAAATACAATTAATCATTAATATataagatgatttttaaaaattaattataaaaatatatatgaaagGATATAATTGACTCCAAAAGAACAATATGGacataaaatatgataaaataaataaataaataatatatatatatatatatatatatatatatatatatatatatatatatatatatatatatatatatatatatatatatatatatatatatatatatatatatatatatatatatatatattctaacatGTTAGATTCTAGTCATTTAATCTAATCTAATTTTgatgtgtttttttttacttaaaagagtGTTTTTAATTTGGAAATTTTATGTGTGTTCATTGCTTCACTTAAAAAATGTTTTATTAACATTGGTTTGCTAAGTGCTAACAAATAAAGTGGAAGTTAATTAATTAAGCACTTTTTTTTGGAAACTAATGAAGCACTTTTTTGCACTCTTCAAACTTTGATGTTGAAATTAATGCGTCAAAAAGTAAGAACAtgattctttgttttttttttttttgggtaatGCTAAATGGTCAGAATCTGGTCAGCTAGAATCAATACATGCAACTATACACATGGGTATTTTGGTAATATCATCTGTGTACATTAATTACATGCATATACATGCATGCATTTTAATTAGAGCATAGGtaattctagctggccagattctggtcAACAAGAAttatcgtttttttttttttggcttttttTTCCGAGCATGTatgtggaaaaaaaaaattctctcaatCTACAATAAACTGACCttgtaatttataaaatttataatatttttttataatacacTGTAAAAGAAATTTCTTCTAGGATGTTAAATCTAAAAATGTTGACATGAAATAAGTGGATTGGTCGGTTTAGAAaaaactttgataaaaaaaaacaaaaagaaaaaagaaaatttgtAAATTATCGTGCAAGGCAAAAGGCCAGATTTAAACATTGTTCAACATCCAAACATCAACCAATCCCGCGAGTCAATTCCACGAAGGGGGAATTTCGTAAGTTGATCGCCAACCTTTTGAAATCACGGATCGACaatataaaaaaaggaaaaaaaaaatagtaaaaaagttTGTTTTTCTCTTTAATTAAATCGATCATGAAAACCTTGAGATCAGGGTTCAGAGAACTCAGATTTATCTCATTTACTTCGAGATCGACATCGAAAAGAAGAGTGAAGGTAAAAAAAGTCGGGTTTTTCCTGCAATTACACAGTGCGTGATGTTTGGATCTCGCTACTCTTTGCTTAATTTCTTCCTCCGGCGTTAAATACGAGGAATCCCAAGCTCAATCGGCCGTCACATGGCGGCGGCGACGACGGTTTTGTGAGATTTGGGCGGGCTATCGCCGCCGTTGGACCCCACGGGCCGGAGAGAAGGCCTGCGAGCGAGCTTCCAGTTCTTCCTGACCTCCTTTCCCTCATCCATCTCGATCTGCTCCTGCCGGCACTCCACGCTGCAGAACGGCAAATCCCCTCTGCATCCATCGATCCATCAATCAATAGATCGATCGTGAAACAGACCAATTTATGCATTAGGAGGGGGCCGGATAAGCAAACCTGTACATGAAGATGTCTCGGTTTCCGGCGAGCGGCCGGCGGCAGCGGAAGCAAGCGTCGAGGAAGTGGATCGGCTGCTCGTCATCCAACCCGTCGCAGAAGAACCGGCCGAGCGGGGAGGAGGGCGGCTTCCGAGGCCTCAGAGCATATTGGGACGGCGGAGCGCGACGTGGACGGAGATCGTCGGGTGGAGGAGGGCACCCGGACTCGAGATCGGTAGAGGAGACGGAGGAATCCATGAGAATGAGAGAGGGCGAGCGACCAAACGGCGACGGCTCTGCTGTGGCTACGAGCGACGCTcgtattttatttatatagaggaaaaaaaaagggaaagtgctctctctttattattattttattcccGGAAATGTTGCGAACCAAAACCATTGGCTCGATTTTGCAAATGGACCATTGGTACTAATAGTATTTGCACAACCGCCATTTGAAGCTTAAGAGTAAACATGTGAAAAGGCCTTGAATAATTAGATTTAAAAGAATACAGCACTTCTTAATTTTTATCCTAAAAATACACTTCTTTATCATATATTCATATCAGTCCTTTAATGTTCATCAAAATTAGTAATTAATATTGGTTAACATGGATTAAAGTACTAAAACACGAGTTAAATTATTTATGGGTTAAAATTactctaataaaattaaaattaaaattgttcgTCAAAT from Zingiber officinale cultivar Zhangliang chromosome 4A, Zo_v1.1, whole genome shotgun sequence includes the following:
- the LOC121973683 gene encoding FCS-Like Zinc finger 3-like; this encodes MDSSVSSTDLESGCPPPPDDLRPRRAPPSQYALRPRKPPSSPLGRFFCDGLDDEQPIHFLDACFRCRRPLAGNRDIFMYRGDLPFCSVECRQEQIEMDEGKEVRKNWKLARRPSLRPVGSNGGDSPPKSHKTVVAAAM